A DNA window from Rhodomicrobium lacus contains the following coding sequences:
- a CDS encoding heavy-metal-associated domain-containing protein, whose amino-acid sequence MMTQIELTVDGMKCGGCSSRLKRVLEESSGIKKADIVLETKKVNVSYDAANVNRAAIEDLIRGAGFTVLAA is encoded by the coding sequence ATGATGACCCAGATTGAACTCACTGTAGACGGAATGAAATGCGGCGGATGTTCCAGCCGCCTGAAGCGTGTCCTGGAGGAATCGTCCGGGATAAAGAAAGCCGACATCGTGCTTGAGACGAAGAAGGTTAACGTGTCCTACGACGCGGCAAACGTGAATCGCGCCGCAATCGAGGACCTCATAAGGGGAGCGGGCTTTACGGTGCTCGCTGCCTGA